From one Candidatus Syntrophosphaera sp. genomic stretch:
- a CDS encoding efflux RND transporter periplasmic adaptor subunit: protein MKKIIWLVVIILAILIGWRVIARIREKSPSGAGNRGQQAVPVQTAPVQSMTVRDIGQFSGSLKPISGFTIAPKVAGRLERLMVNIGDRVTRGQLVAELDDDVYQQQLEQARANLAVATAQVEQARLAWKAAEANWEAVKTLFEQNYSSQAVMDQTDAEKAAARARYDIVQAEVQRAESLVRTAEIQLSNTRITAAWNGGGNTRVVGERFVDEGNLLTPNVPILTLLDNSTVTAQIDVIERDYARIRIGQPVSVQTDAFPEREFSGRLARLAPVLQDVSRQARAEIDIPNSWGLLKPGMFVRVQIEYAKHDNVPVVPKAAIVQRDRLSGVFVVDPEAQTASFIPITIGITDGDFTEVVEPRISGEVIVLGQDQLQDGAKIKLPDQAGEAKKGKAAGKP, encoded by the coding sequence ATGAAAAAGATAATCTGGCTGGTGGTGATCATTCTGGCGATCCTGATCGGCTGGCGCGTGATCGCCCGGATCAGGGAAAAAAGCCCCTCGGGCGCGGGCAACAGAGGGCAGCAGGCCGTACCGGTGCAAACCGCACCGGTGCAGTCAATGACCGTACGTGACATCGGCCAGTTCAGCGGTTCGCTCAAACCGATCTCCGGCTTCACCATCGCGCCCAAGGTGGCGGGGCGCCTGGAACGACTAATGGTGAACATCGGGGACAGGGTGACCCGGGGCCAGTTGGTCGCGGAGTTGGACGACGACGTCTATCAGCAGCAGTTGGAGCAGGCGCGGGCAAACCTGGCCGTCGCGACGGCTCAGGTGGAACAGGCCAGGCTGGCTTGGAAAGCCGCGGAAGCCAATTGGGAAGCGGTCAAAACCCTCTTTGAGCAAAATTATTCCAGCCAGGCGGTGATGGACCAGACCGACGCCGAAAAAGCTGCGGCCAGAGCCAGATACGACATCGTCCAGGCTGAGGTGCAGAGGGCGGAATCGCTTGTGCGCACGGCTGAGATCCAGCTTTCCAACACCCGGATAACGGCCGCCTGGAACGGAGGCGGAAACACCCGTGTGGTGGGCGAACGCTTTGTTGACGAGGGCAATCTGCTGACGCCCAACGTGCCCATCCTGACCCTGCTGGACAACAGCACCGTCACCGCCCAGATCGACGTGATCGAGCGCGATTACGCCCGGATCAGGATCGGCCAGCCCGTGAGCGTACAGACCGACGCCTTTCCGGAGCGCGAGTTTTCCGGACGCCTGGCCCGGCTGGCCCCTGTTTTGCAGGACGTATCTCGCCAGGCCCGGGCCGAGATCGACATCCCCAACTCCTGGGGGCTGCTCAAACCGGGGATGTTCGTCCGGGTGCAGATCGAATACGCGAAGCACGACAATGTCCCGGTGGTGCCCAAGGCCGCGATAGTCCAAAGGGACAGGCTTAGCGGGGTCTTTGTGGTTGACCCTGAGGCCCAGACGGCCAGTTTCATACCCATCACAATAGGGATCACCGACGGCGACTTCACCGAAGTGGTGGAGCCCCGGATCAGTGGCGAGGTGATCGTTCTGGGGCAGGACCAGCTTCAGGACGGGGCCAAAATCAAGCTGCCGGATCAAGCCGGAGAGGCCAAAAAAGGCAAGGCGGCAGGCAAACCATGA